A part of Maridesulfovibrio hydrothermalis AM13 = DSM 14728 genomic DNA contains:
- the rpoN gene encoding RNA polymerase factor sigma-54, producing the protein MGLELRQQLKLTQQLVMTPQLQQAIKLLQLSRLELVDTVQQELMENPILEESEAQERTDSADAEAGTATAEEAQIAREAEWENYLGEFSSTSKQSSSRESETPEDGMSFEARLTKSTSLEGHLHWQMRLSDFTEEEVVIGECLIGNLSSGGFLRIELEEVCETCYADIAVVERVLKRIQQFDPVGVAARTPQECLMIQLVALKLDDDPILVSLVRDHLDDLEKKRYKPLARKFKLSMEDLKSYLDLLQTLDPLPGASFSGGDSFYVSPDAYVYEYDGDFVIVLNEDGLPKLQMNAFYVETLASTKGDDKEYFQDKMRSAQWLMKSLFQRQRTLYKVLESIVRFQRDFFAHGVTKLKPLILKEVAEDIEMHESTVSRITTSKYVSTPHGIFELKFFFNSALGLDDGSQVGSQSVKATIKKLIGEENSKKPLSDEKIAEMLKEQLEVNIARRTVAKYRTAMGILSSSKRKKVF; encoded by the coding sequence ATGGGGCTGGAACTAAGACAACAATTAAAGCTTACTCAACAGCTGGTTATGACTCCTCAGCTGCAGCAGGCTATCAAGTTGTTACAGCTTTCCCGATTAGAACTTGTTGATACTGTTCAGCAGGAACTCATGGAGAATCCAATCCTTGAGGAATCGGAAGCTCAGGAACGAACTGACTCCGCTGATGCAGAAGCCGGGACAGCTACCGCTGAAGAGGCCCAGATAGCCCGTGAAGCTGAATGGGAAAATTATCTGGGAGAGTTCTCAAGCACTTCCAAGCAGTCCTCCTCCCGTGAGTCAGAAACCCCCGAAGACGGTATGTCTTTCGAAGCTAGGCTGACCAAGTCAACTTCACTTGAAGGGCATCTGCACTGGCAGATGAGATTATCTGACTTTACCGAAGAAGAGGTTGTTATCGGTGAATGCCTTATAGGCAATTTAAGCTCAGGTGGTTTTTTAAGGATTGAGTTGGAAGAAGTATGCGAAACATGCTATGCTGATATCGCAGTGGTAGAGAGGGTGCTGAAGAGGATACAGCAGTTTGATCCTGTTGGGGTCGCAGCCCGTACTCCACAGGAATGTTTGATGATTCAGCTCGTTGCTCTGAAGCTCGATGATGATCCTATTCTGGTATCCCTTGTGCGGGATCATCTGGATGATCTTGAAAAGAAACGCTATAAGCCTCTGGCAAGAAAGTTCAAGCTTAGCATGGAGGATTTGAAGAGTTATCTCGATCTTTTACAAACGCTTGATCCACTTCCCGGTGCAAGTTTTTCAGGGGGAGATTCTTTTTATGTCAGTCCGGATGCTTATGTTTATGAATATGATGGTGATTTTGTCATTGTTCTAAATGAAGACGGTCTTCCCAAGTTGCAGATGAATGCATTTTATGTGGAGACACTGGCTTCCACCAAAGGAGATGACAAAGAATATTTTCAGGATAAGATGCGTTCAGCTCAGTGGCTGATGAAAAGTCTGTTTCAGAGACAGCGCACCTTGTACAAAGTTCTTGAGTCCATTGTCAGGTTTCAGCGGGATTTTTTCGCCCACGGTGTTACAAAGTTAAAACCGCTTATTTTGAAGGAGGTGGCGGAAGACATTGAAATGCACGAATCTACAGTGAGCAGGATTACTACAAGTAAATATGTGTCGACTCCACACGGGATTTTTGAACTTAAATTTTTCTTTAACAGTGCCTTGGGCCTTGATGACGGTTCTCAGGTCGGCTCTCAATCTGTAAAAGCAACGATCAAGAAACTGATCGGTGAAGAAAATAGTAAAAAGCCGCTTAGCGATGAAAAAATTGCTGAAATGCTCAAAGAGCAACTTGAGGTCAACATAGCTAGAAGAACTGTAGCCAAGTATAGGACTGCAATGGGAATCCTTTCCTCTTCTAAGAGAAAAAAGGTATTTTAA